A part of Aspergillus oryzae RIB40 DNA, chromosome 7 genomic DNA contains:
- a CDS encoding ribonuclease P subunit p20 family protein (predicted protein): MPPKEPLRNALTFEKKNKDMLKLPKHAGIQKRPIPHAPIASPYAGSSVPKVVYISSNTPFMSAVKRVQKFLQQAEKRATASVNLSSSKKRDRERLAEIARGNESLKKEEVFVKATGRAIEKALRVGKWFEGRESEYVVRVETGSVLVVDDVVEDEERKRKLKEKVKGGASQGSESAAKKQRRAASALAVAEEEELPETRTRWVNKVEVSIAFK, translated from the exons ATGCCGCCCAAAGAACCGCTAAGAAACGCCCTCACCTtcgaaaaaaagaataaagacATGCTCAAGCTCCCCAAAC ATGCCGGAATCCAAAAACGCCCCATCCCCCACGCCCCAATAGCATCCCCATACGCCGGGTCCAGCGTCCCCAAAGTCGTCTACATATCAAGCAACACGCCCTTCATGAGCGCCGTGAAACGCGTGCAGAAGTTCCTCCAGCAAGCCGAGAAACGTGCGACCGCGTCCGTGAATCTATCGAGCAGCAAGAAGCGGGACCGGGAGAGACTAGCGGAGATTGCGCGGGGGAATGAGTcgttgaagaaagaggaggtgTTTGTTAAGGCGACGGGGCGGGCGATTGAGAAGGCGCTGCGGGTGGGGAAGTGGTTTGAGGGGAGAGAGAGTGAGTATGTGGTGCGGGTTGAGACGGGGAGTGTacttgttgttgatgatgttgtggaggatgaggagaggaagaggaagttgaaggagaaggttaAGGGTGGTGCTTCGCAGGGTTCGGAGTCTgcggcgaagaagcagaggcgGGCGGCTAGTGCTTTGGCGGttgctgaggaggaggaattgcCTGAGACGAGGACGCGGTGGGTGAATAAGGTGGAGGTGTCGATTGCCTTTAAATGA
- a CDS encoding uncharacterized protein (predicted protein), with product MAIAAAELKQSVTFFRQVSRASVPGRSSLAAISHGKLQKESFSPTPDLRRCLGHHGVYRKCVQAAQEAASQPIHASYGVNNNKYHTTPDNATKHEPTTTTTTPPIRSQISQAIKAMTQRRHISASSIKPENDLIRVPSRTSPRKSNMAGSLQCRVKLFFSRKSLPEERPLWQDAAG from the coding sequence ATGGCaatagcagcagcagaacTAAAACAATCTGTTACTTTCTTCCGACAGGTTTCGCGCGCCAGCGTACCTGGGCGGTCGTCTTTGGCTGCAATTTCACATGGAAAGCTACAGAAAGAATCCTTTTCTCCTACTCCCGATCTCCGTCGCTGTCTGGGCCACCACGGCGTCTACCGCAAGTGCGTGCAAGCCGCTCAAGAAGCCGCAAGCCAGCCTATCCATGCATCATATGGCGTAAACAATAACAAATATCATACTACTCCGGACAACGCAACAAAACATGAAcccactactactactactaccccTCCTATCCGATCACAAATTTCCCAGGCCATCAAAGCCATGACCCAACGCCGACATATTAGTGCATCATCTATCAAGCCTGAAAACGATCTGATCCGGGTACCATCACGTACCTCGCCCCGGAAGAGCAATATGGCCGGTAGTCTGCAGTGCAGAGTCAAATTATTCTTCAGCCGGAAATCTTTACCTGAGGAGCGGCCTCTATGGCAGGATGCCGCGGGTTGA
- a CDS encoding uncharacterized protein (predicted protein) has product MQRILYRLTGGIEIAYVIRRVERNQRSTSKGECPWSIRQTGVYQKLTYPHDGSPSSSVFILIAPSHTVENEVSLCLSGSEFEGEVMTPHFSVHERLISDSLGSWMDYMAWLESECKQKADRLIVWDVEDRDKHMTYFKVEDRQRLKQLRDYITDLIVVLQTAVNTIGRIGKSCQRHCKMSCAARDDCFCNSMIGEFVEYETEARVYLERAKVLQERVQSTEQLVVDGQLTDLLSFEETRALKQLARASHVETKALKELAQTSQEESHHLAELASCWSGLPPHHHCSGAFHWLTLKWGKRRWDC; this is encoded by the exons ATGCAGAGAATACTCTATAGGTTGACTGGTGGCATAGAGATTGCATATGTGATCCGACGAGTCGAACGCAACCAACGCTCGACGTCGAAAGGGGAGTGTCCCTGGTCAATTCGCCAGACAGGAGTTTACCAAAAATTGACATATCCGCATGATGGCTCGCCAAGCTCTTCGGTGTTTATTTTGATTGCGCCCTCCCATACAGTTGAGAATGAGGTCTCTCTATGCCTTTCAGGAAGCGAATTCGAGGGGGAGGTCATGACGCCGCACTTCTCTGTTCACGAGAGACTCATCTCTGATAGCCTGGGAAGCTGGATGGATTACATGGCTTGGTTAGAGTCCGAATGCAAGCAAAAG GCCGACCGACTGATTGTCTGGGATGTCGAAGACCGAGATAAGCATATGACATACTTCAAGGTGGAAGATAGACAACGTCTTAAGCAACTGCGAGACTATATAACGGATTTAATTGTCGTCCTTCAGACTGCTGTGAACACTATCGGTCGCATTGGGAAGAGCTGCCAAAGACACTGTAAAATGAGCTGCGCTGCCAGAGATGATTGTTTCTGTAATTCCATGATCGGAGAgtttgttgaatatgagACAGAAGCTCGCGTTTACCTGGAACGGGCAAAGGTGTTACAAGAGCGGGTTCAGTCGACAGAGCAACTG GTCGTGGACGGGCAGTTAACCGATCTACTGAGCTTTGAGGAGACTCGAGCCTTGAAACAATTGGCACGAGCATCACATGTGGAGACAAAAGCTTTGAAAGAACTGGCCCAGACTTCTCAGGAAGAAAGCCACCACCTTGCCGAGCTTGCA TCTTGTTGGTCTGGTTTACCTCCCCACCACCATTGTAGCGGTGCGTTCCATTGGCTGACCTTGAAATGgggaaaaaggagatgggATTGCTGA
- a CDS encoding uncharacterized protein (Glutamyl-tRNA synthetase), with translation MAVLKVASNANAALTLPAILAAAYGWTGANYNIGLKNTENGIVCRFSPEPSGYLHIGHAKAALLNSYFAYEYGDKRGTLICRFDDSNPSKESEEFRESILRDLSLLGVIPDQMYEACIGLIKSGKAYADNTIKEIMQDQRMKGIACACRDMSPRESLAHIEEMKSGSEEGLQWCIRAKISVDDTNKALQDPVIYRCNHEPHHRTGSTWKIYPTYDFCAPFLDSIEQVTHALRTNEYRDRNPQYHWMQEALGLRKVEIWDFSRLNFVRTVLSKRKLTAIVDKGVVWGWDDPRMPTVRGIRRRGCTIPALREFILKQGPSQNIVNMDWTRFWAINKKYIDPVAARYTAIPSLNAVTALIDGVEATTSAEKPKYKNPSLGTKKVIFSKEIIISQDDAQHFKENERVTLMNWGNAIVSRITTDPATGKVLTLNLKLDLESDVKLTEKKITWLAKDSSNMVPIKLYTFDHLISKDKIEKDEDFASFLTNPSEFCTEAWADCNDDTIQFDRTGYLRVDQAYCDGQPAVMFNIPTGKGA, from the exons ATGGCGGTTCTCAAAGTCGCTTCAAACGCAAATGCTGCCCTTACCCTCCCTGCCATTCTAGCTGCGGCGTAT GGGTGGACGGGCGCCAATTACAATATCGGGCTCAAAAACACCGAGAATGGAATTGTTTGTCGGTTTTCCCCAGAGCCCTCAGGATACCTCCACATTGGGCACGCTAAAGCGGCCTTATTAAACTCATATTTTGCCTATGAATATGGAGATAAAAGGGGTACTCTAATCTGCCGATTCGATGACTCGAACCCATCGAAAGAGAGTGAAGAGTTCAGGGAATCTATCCTACGCGATCTCTCGCTGCTTGGTGTTATACCAGACC AGATGTATGAGGCATGTATTGGGTTGATCAAGTCCGGAAAGGCGTATGCCGATAATACTATCAAAGAAATCATGCAGGATCAAAGGATGAAAGGAATAGCCTGTGCATGTCGCGACATGAGCCCTAGGGAGAGCCTAGCCCACattgaggagatgaagtctGGCTCTGAGGAAGGGCTACAATGGTGTATTCGAGCAAAGATATCGGTGGATGATACAAACAAGGCCTTGCAAGACCCTGTTATATATCGCTGCAATCACGAGCCCCATCACCGTACCGGGAGCACGTGGAAAATCTACCCTACCTATGACTTCTGTGCTCCCTTCCTCGACTCCATTGAGCAAGTAACTCATGCATTGCGAACGAATGAGTACCGTGATCGCAACCCGCAGTATCACTGGATGCAAGAGGCGCTGGGCCTTCGAAAAGTCGAAATCTGGGATTTTTCTAGACTTAACTTCGTTCGGACGGTTCTATCGAAGCGTAAGCTTACAGCCATTGTGGACAAGGGCGTGGTTTGGGGATGGGACGATCCCCGCATGCCTACCGTACGGGGAATTCGTCGAAGAGGCTGTACTATACCCGCCCTTCGAGAATTCATCCTGAAGCAAGGCCCTAGTCAAAATATTGTCAACATGGATTGGACTAGATTCTGGGCTATCAACAAAAAGTATATTGATCCTGTAGCTGCACGCTACACAGCAATCCCATCACTCAATGCTGTTACCGCCTTAATCGACGGGGTTGAGGCAACAACTTCCGCGGAGAAGCCGAAGTATAAAAATCCATCTCTGGGAACGAagaaggtcatcttcagcaaggAAATTATTATCAGCCAGGACGACGCTCAGCATTTCAAAGAGAACGAGCGAGTCACTTTGATGAACTGGGGTAATGCCATTGTTTCGAGGATTACTACCGACCCGGCCACTGGAAAGGTGTTAACCCTAAATCTAAAGCTTGATTTGGAATCCGATGTCAAGTTGACCGAAAAGAAGATTACGTGGTTAGCTAAAGATTCGAGCAATATGGTGCCAATCAAGCTGTACACTTTCGACCACTTGATTTCGAAGGACAAAAtagagaaggatgaagactTTGCATCCTTCTTGACAAACCCGAGCGAGTTCTGTACAGAAGCCTGGGCGGACTGCAAT GATGACACCATCCAGTTTGACCGTACCGGCTATCTCAGGGTTGACCAAGCATACTGTGACGGTCAGCCGGCGGTTATGTTCAACATCCCGACAGGAAAGGGGGCCTGA
- a CDS encoding putative cytoplasm to vacuole targeting Vps64 (FHA domain), translating into MFMPRKTIQRSNSSSSLGSTTSTSTVTSTPQNTNAGQSHIPESATWSSKKKPSRSLWPNSKSEPVSGVSNARSQAMPAFSSGPTASSAMSAIHHQPSSIVPSQHMLQPQQNGVRAGSAPSGEPPAVLTLVPLNGTFEKKQINVPYFPEVVRIGRQTNAKTVPTPANGFFDSKVLSRQHAEVWAEKGGRIFIRDVKSSNGTFVNGTRLSPENRESEPHELRENDQLELGIDIISEDQTTVVHHKVCCKVEYAGVYGTMPNILDLTLGDLDPASGGGLLPSPLSQPLSHMRGRSGSSLSNRSVQSTASSQFNALQQQRQMNYWNSPISIEQVVKRLTSEMKQAKQQSQDLRQTDEFLTNLTKSGHPEKERVKSSPADSTSSRQVNGRPKMPRLDSFSRFSDPPAPPPQQPLPEKPDALPRNGTDATSPLKRSDTEKPKIGAISSPVSRESSQILSLIEALSSAKRELDSQGARVKELESLLLEERTARQSAEEKARSLELRAKDNDFIANHTTSDSHTINNQETSAEQLSPEETLVNGVSPEPSLNDSIPEEKSAATNNNDLQQRLEAMMEEMEEMRKQITVFRDRAEKAESETVETRKSLAEMIETLRREREERSEANESTVQTQDATDHSSPSSADEAKNHPVADSETEPECTGTSPLSKEAEISDTTFATQPRKHDILQHSSPYASMLGVVLLGVGLMAYLNGWQKMDK; encoded by the exons ATGTTTATGCCACGGAAGACCATTCAAAGATcgaattcctcctcttctctaGGATCTACTACGTCCACGTCAACCGTGACATCAACTCCGCAGAATACTAATGCCGGTCAAAGCCACATCCCTGAATCAGCCACTTGGTCGTCTAAAAAGAAACCTTCGCGCAGTTTGTGGCCTAACTCTAAGTCAGAACCAGTGTCTGGCGTGAGCAACGCACGCTCTCAAGCAATGCCCGCATTTTCTTCCGGTCCCACTGCCTCATCGGCTATGTCCGCCATTCATCACCAGCCCTCTTCCATTGTTCCATCCCAACATATgctccaaccccaacaaaaTGGCGTCCGCGCAGGGAGCGCGCCTTCTGGAGAACCGCCCGCGGTTTTGACCCTGGTACCGCTCAACGGTACATTtgaaaagaagcagatcaaTGTGCCCTACTTCCCGGAAGTGGTTCGAATTGGCCGGCAAACGAATGCAAAAACAGTGCCTACACCAGCGAATGGATTCTTTGATTCCAAGGTGCTCAGTCGACAACATGCCGAAGTTTGGGCCGAAAAAGGCGGGAGAATCTTTATTCGTGATGTGAAATCATCGAATGGCACGTTTGTTAACGGAACGCGGTTGTCTCCAGAAAACCGCGAGTCAGAGCCGCATGAGCTCCGTGAAAATGACCAGCTGGAACTGGGAATCGATATAATTAGCGAGGATCAGACAACGGTTGTGCATCACAAGGTCTGTTGCAAAGTGGAATATGCTGGTGTTTATGGCACTATGCCGAATATTCTCGATCTCACACTTGGAGATCTGGACCCTGCCTCAGGAGGAGGCCTTCTACCTTCCCCCCTTAGCCAGCCTTTATCACATATGCGAGGGCGATCCGGGAGCTCGTTGAGCAACAGGAGTGTACAGAGCACTGCCAGCAGCCAGTTCAATGCGTTACAGCAACAGCGGCAAATGAATTACTGGAACTCTCCTATATCTATCGAACAAGTTGTCAAAAGACTTACA AGCGAAATGAAACAAGCCAAACAGCAGTCACAAGACTTACGCCAAACGGACGAATTCTTGACCAATCTTACGAAGTCAGGCCACCCTGAGAAAGAACGAGTTAAGAGCTCTCCTGCGGATAGCACTTCGTCCCGTCAAGTCAATGGCAGGCCAAAGATGCCTCGACTTGATTCTTTCTCTCGCTTTTCTGACCCTCCCGCCCCACCTCCACAGCAACCTCTGCCTGAAAAGCCTGATGCCTTGCCACGCAATGGCACAGACGCTACTTCTCCTCTTAAGCGATCCGATACAGAGAAACCGAAGATTGGAGCCATAAGCTCACCTGTCTCTCGTGAATCAAGTCAAATACTGTCGCTGATTGAAGCTCTGTCGTCAGCTAAAAGAGAGCTCGACAGCCAGGGTGCTCGCGTGAAAGAGCTAGAGAGCCTTTTACTTGAAGAACGGACCGCACGGCAATcggcagaagaaaaggccagaAGTCTCGAGTTGAGGGCTAAGGATAATGACTTCATCGCAAACCATACTACTTCTGATTCTCATACCATCAATAATCAAGAGACATCTGCAGAGCAGTTAAGCCCTGAGGAGACGCTAGTAAATGGGGTGTCGCCTGAACCTAGCTTGAACGATTCTATCCCAGAGGAGAAGTCGGCAGCCACAAACAATAATGATTTGCAGCAGCGCCTAGaggcaatgatggaagagatggaagaaatgaGGAAGCAAATCACGGTGTTTAGGGACCGCgctgagaaggctgagagTGAGACGGTTGAGACCAGAAAGTCGTTAGCAGAGATGATAGAGACTCTAAGACGAGAGCGTGAAGAGCGTTCTGAGGCAAACGAGTCGACGGTTCAGACACAGGATGCTACCGATCACTCTAGCCCTTCTAGCGCTGATGAGGCGAAGAATCACCCAGTCGCAGACAGTGAGACGGAACCAGAGTGCACTGGAACATCGCCCTTATCTAAGGAGGCCGAAATTTCCGATACGACGTTTGCGACGCAGCCGCGCAAGCATGATATCTTGCAGCACTCTAGCCCATACGCGTCGATGCTTGGGGTCGTTCTTCTAGGTGTAGGGCTAATGGCCTATCTGAATGGATGGCAGAAAATGGACAAATGA
- a CDS encoding uncharacterized protein (predicted protein), giving the protein MVGIASGLSVIHKLNRAGKTSGKKLYGRHGDLRATNILWFKKRPGCTDANGILLIADLGLAKLHGFESRSNDVDAVFPLTYSPPRRPGERINRAFDIWGLGCLFLEFGTYAICGDQAIEEFSRLRGYDDPRGEFTTDCFYSIDHTTVRPSVNEWVLNLKKKPRCSPVFLDLLDLIMSQMIRVQAHERSSAQTIYRKLNVMYKKAQSDPQYLLGNYEMSLQQDQPALFKIGTHHSPFI; this is encoded by the exons ATGGTCGGAATCGCGAGTGGATTATCTGTGATACATAAGCTAAACCGGGCGGGTAAGACATCTGGTAAGAAGCTTTATGGACGACATGGTGATCTGAGAGCCACGAATATTCTATGGTTTAAGAAGCGTCCTGGGTGTACAGATGCAAACGGCATACTCTTGATTGCGGATTTAGGGCTAGCGAAACTTCACGGATTTGAGTCTAGGTCAAACGACGTAGATGCAGTCTTCCCTCTAACATACTCACCCCCTCGCCGTCCCGGGGAGCGCATAAACCGTGCCTTCGACATCTGGGGCCTCGGGTGTCTATTTTTGGAGTTTGGTACCTATGCCATATGTGGGGATCAGGCTATCGAAGAGTTCTCCCGCCTTAGGGGATACGATGACCCCCGCGGCGAATTCACTACGGATTGCTTCTACAGCATAGATCACACAACAGTCCGCCCATCTGTAAATGAATGGGTGTTGAATCTGAAGAAAAAACCGCGGTGCTCCCCTGTGTTTCTTGACTTGCTGGATTTGATCATGTCTCAAATGATCCGCGTTCAAGCGCACGAGCGAAGCAGTGCTCAAACAATCTACCGCAAATTGAATGTGATGTACAAGAAGGCTCAATCTGACCCACAATACCTTCTGGGAAATTACGAGATGTCGCTACAACAGGA TCAACCTGCTCTATTCAAGATTGGTACTCATCATTCCCCCTTTATTTGA
- a CDS encoding transposase (predicted protein), with the protein MPDSYSDIEIRIVQACTIAQGQKKPNISALARQFNVPYQRLRARIHGRANLSSRPISTKTLDDSQEKALIRWIRQLDNLYSPPTAGMIEQSANQILQRNITDGQSRTVDKNWVYRFIKRLPEEFKLIQQKPKDKKRLDAEDIGVLQHWYDCLEAFIKNIPPKNIYNFDETGFQLRQGKTQKVVTTMPLRAARGNPSKEVGELISAIECIAADGFTLPPYFIFKGTYHLERWYDADIPEEYRISLSPKGYTTDKISFDWIQHFHRHTKHRISTKKEVRLLFFDGHESHLTYEFLQFCGLHYIIPYCFPPHTTHLVQPLDGQPFQVYKHFYRKRNNELAQRGAEMDDKSDFLKEIHSIRTMTFKQRTIRDAFEKRGLYPLDSEKVMKSLREALETAPELEIITTPSPPPSSSSPPSTIRGLRRSISKAQSFINNSPELDQSFVRRLDRVFQSSLETTELAAQLKDDLQQHLRYRKPQDRRKSQKRVKYHGPLTVYDAKRRIADRTEVERLQGLRQIRKTGALEYDKPPQPTNTGDLPSTEAGQVDREGPRLPYWIDTQGDVV; encoded by the coding sequence atgcctgattcttattctgatatcgagatacggatcgtacaggcctgtacaatcgcccaaggccaaaaaaagcccaatatctctgcgctagcgcgtcaatttaatgttccttaccaacgactccgggcgcgtattcatggccgagcaaatctttcctcacgtcctatctcaaccaagacacttgatgattcacaagaaaaggcactaattcgttggattcgtcagcttgataatctatatagtccacctacggccggaatgattgagcagagtgccaaccaaatactgcagcggaatataaccgacgggcaatctcgtacagttgacaagaactgggtttatcgctttattaaacgtcttcctgaggagtttaagctcattcagcagaagccgaaagataagaagcgtcttgatgcagaagatataggtgttctccaacactggtacgactgcttagaggcctttatcaagaatatacctcccaaaaatatatacaatttcgatgaaactggctttcaacttagacagggaaagactcaaaaagttgtaactactatgcctctacgagctgcaagaggaaatccctctaaagaagtaggggaactgatctctgcaatagagtgtattgcagcggacggttttactcttcctccatactttatattcaaaggaacatatcatcttgagcggtggtacgatgcagatattccagaggaatatcgaatatctctatctccaaaaggctatactacagataagattagttttgactggattcagcacttccaccgtcatacaaaacaccgtatctctacaaaaaaagaggttcgattactatttttcgatggccacgagtcccatcttacctatgaatttcttcaattctgtggactacactatattataccatattgctttcctcctcatacaacacatcttgtacagcctcttgatggacaaccttttcaagtctataagcacttttatcgcaagagaaacaatgagctcgctcaaagaggtgctgagatggacgataagagtgattttttaaaagagatccattctattcgtacgatgaccttcaaacaacgtacaatccgggatgcctttgaaaagcgaggtctatatcccttagattcagaaaaggtgatgaaatctctacgtgaggctttggaaactgctccagaacttgagataattacaacaccatcaccaccaccatcaagctcatcgccaccatctacaatacgaggtcttcgtcgaagtattagtaaagcgcagagctttattaataatagcccggagcttgatcaaagctttgtacgacgccttgaccgtgtattccaaagctcgcttgaaactactgaattagccgctcagctcaaggatgatctacagcagcatcttcgataccggaagcctcaggatagacggaaatcacagaaaagggttaaataccacgggccactaactgtatatgatgcaaaacgccgaattgcggatcgtactgaggtggaaagactacagggtcttaggcaaattagaaagacgggagctttggaatacgataaaccaccacaaccgacaaatacaggggatctgcctagtacagaagctggccaggtggatagggaaggccctagattaccttattggatagatactcaaggcgatgttgtatag
- a CDS encoding uncharacterized protein (predicted protein) has product MEAAGLSNNFPCLVVRGICDYSDSHKNKRWQPYAAAVSAAFTKELLQFIPVVQLERAHRVSFMTKKNQMFPANEHTYISLSLLMDGSQESGATGLHLVARFGLVTQLRDLLKEIPVSEINSRDPYGQTPLVLAVRHGHWDIINIILDDSNVDPNLSDDDGRSPLSIASQLGYSSVVEKLLSTGETDLNLPA; this is encoded by the exons ATGGAGGCCGCTGGATTGAGCAATAATTTTCCATGTCTTGTGGTCCGCGGCATTTGTGATTATTCGGATTCTCATAAGAATAAACGCTGGCAACCCTATGCTGCGGCTGTGAGCGCTGCATTTAccaaagagcttcttcagttcATCCCCGTTGTTCAGCTTGAAAGGGCCCACAGGGTGTCGTTCATGACCAAGAAGA ATCAAATGTTCCCCGCGAATGAGCACACTTATATATCCCTCTCTCTGCTTATGGACGGCTCCCAGGAGTCTGGAGCCACAGGCCTTCACCTGGTGGCCAGATTCGGTCTCGTGACACAACTTCGAGATTTACTGAAGGAAATACCAGTTTCAGAAATCAATAGTCGGGATCCCTACGGCCAGACACCTTTGGTCCTGGCTGTAAGGCATGGACACtgggatatcatcaacatcattcTCGACGATAGCAATGTAGATCCCAATCTaagcgatgatgacggtCGGTCGCCTCTCTCAATCGCATCGCAATTAGGATATTCGAGCGTGgttgaaaagctgctttcAACGGGCGAAACTGACCTCAATCTCCCTGC GTAA
- the ergS gene encoding protein ergS (predicted protein) encodes MSAQSSVEIIPPTVPQTSGGAKTKQPKASKKKPNPAKKDLLFRTVGESLASQLFSHSKLHNTCTCCALAADHQRDQGFLLPPAAHPTHDARSRRCGSSCCGSSSSSQTLVEPTSDSDALSSRYSSNTYGRSSSESSLPLGRAGFVPLSKSTSLPQINLPGRDHMDNAEVLERLAGRYGKVSHMVILDRSYNFFLNKARTGALCYKVQNQVAIVAGDPLCEPYLFSDILDEFKAYRKQFHWGIAFMGASDSLVKHARRQHWATLQFGAERVLNPMTNDVLMERSGKRIIVQNKQLLNPDKGGITLGAYAPAYGADPSLQSELMGIYESWRHQRNQAAAAAQAFITVYNPCPWTATYACHGPYGQYQHSQACSLRSKVRLA; translated from the exons ATGTCTGCTCAATCGAGCGTTGAGATCATTCCTCCGACTGTCCCACAGACGTCTGGCGGCGCAAAGACTAAGCAACCGAAGGCTTCTaagaagaagccaaaccCGGCGAAGAAAGACCTCCTATTTCGTACTGTGGGCGAGTCCCTTGCGAGTCAACTCTTCAGCCACTCGAAGCTACATAATACATGCACTTGTTGTGCACTCGCTGCGGATCATCAACGGGATCAGGGTTTCTTACTTCCACCAGCGGCACATCCTACGCATGACGCAAGATCCCGCCGTTGTGGCAGCAGCTGTTGTGggagtagcagcagcagccaaaCTCTTGTGGAACCCACATCAGACTCAGATGCGCTATCCTCTCGTTATTCCTCGAACACATACGGTCGTTCAAGCTCCGAATCATCCTTACCTCTAGGACGCGCCGGGTTCGTACCGCTGTCCAAGTCGACATCCTTACCGCAGATCAACCTACCCGGTCGAGATCATATGGACAATGCCGAAGTTTTGGAGAGATTAGCCGGGCGCTATGGGAAAGTCTCACATATGGTAATACTCGACCGAAGTTACAATTTCTTCCTTAACAAAGCCCGAACCGGGGCTTTGTGTTATAAGGTGCAAAATCAGGTAGCAATAGTCGCAGGAGACCCCTTATGTGAGCCGTATCTGTTTTCCGATATACTGGACGAGTTCAAGGCATATCGAAAGCAGTTTCACTGGGGAATTGCTTTTATGGGGGCCAGCGACAGTCTAGTCAAGCATGCGCGACGGCAACATTGGGCCACATTACAATTTGGTGCCGAGCGTGTGCTTAATCCAATGACGAACGATGTGCTTATGGAGCGAAGTGGCAAGCGAATCATCgtccaaaacaaacaactcCTCAATCCAGACAAAGGTGGGATTACCTTAGGTGCTTACGCTCCAGCATACGGGGCAGACCCGTCCCTACAGAGTGAGCTAATGGGCATTTACGAATCATGGCGGCATCAACGCAACCaggccgccgccgcagccCAGGCTTTTATTACCGTTTACAACCC GTGTCCCTGGACTGCGACATATGCTTGCCATGGTCCATATGGCCAATATCAGCATTCGCAAGCTTGTTCGCTCCGAAGCAAAGTCCGCCTCGCATAA